Genomic DNA from Peribacillus simplex NBRC 15720 = DSM 1321:
ACTGCAGAGTTCCCTTCTACCACTTCTCCATCGACAGGGATCTTTTCACCCGGCTTCACCACAATCGTATCTCCCACGATGACTTCTTCAAGTGGTATTTCACGTTCTTCACCATTTCTTAAAACCAATGCCGTTTTGGCCTGAAGCCCCATCAATTTTTTGATGGCCTCGGAAGAACGTCCTTTTGCTTTTGCTTCAAAAAGTTTCCCTAAAAGAATGAGGGTGATAAGAATCGAACTAGTTTCGAAATAAAGTTGTGCCGTATTGTGATGGGATCCCATCGAGATGATCGCCTGATAAACACTGTAAAAATAGGCAGCGGATGTTCCCATTGCGACTAATACATCCATATTGGCACTTTTATTTTTCAAGGCTTTATAAGCCCCAACATAAAACTGCTTTCCAATCAGAAATTGCACAGGGGTGGCGAATGCCATTTGCACCCAAGGATTCATGAGGAAATCAGGCATATAGATAAACGAAGTAAAACTAAAATGGCTTACCATCGCCCATAACAATGGAAAAGATAATATGACCGAAAAGATGAATTTATTCTTTTGTTTTTGAATTTCTTTTTGACGGAAATCCACGGATTCCATATTATCTTCCTTGATGATCGCCCCATACCCCAGCTTCTCCACCCGTTGAATGATGTCAACTGGTGAAGCTTCGGAAGGATCATATTCAACGGTCGCATTTTCAAGCGCAAGATTCACATTGGCCATGCTCACTCCATCCAGCTTATTTAACCCTTTTTCAATCCGGTTAGCACATGCGGCACAGGTCATGCCCGTAATCGTAAATTCCTTTTTCTCTTTTACTACATCATAGCCAAGTTCTTGAATTTTCGATTCAAAGTCCTTGTTGCTTAATTTTTCCGAATCATATTTAATGACCGATTTCTCAAGTGCCAAATTAACGGTGGCTTCCTCAACGCCTTCCATTCTGTTTAACCCTTTTTCAATTCGGTTAGCACAGGCAGCGCAAGTCATTCCTGTAATCTGCATACTTGTTTCTTTTATTTGGCTGCTCACTTCATCCCCGCCTTCCTATACCGCTATGGGGTATAATTCTTTGTAAAAAAGAAGTGCTTAACAGCACTCTTATGACTTACTCGACATCATAGCCTTGATCATCGATTGTTTCTTTTATTTTCTCAAGTGATACTTTTTCCTTATCAAACGCTACATCTACTTTTCCTGCATCCAAATGCACTTTTACGCTTTCAACACCTGCAAGTTTTCCTACATTCCCTTCAACTGCATTCACACAATGACCACAAGACATTCCACTTACATTCAATGATACGGTTTCCACTTCAACATCTACTCCTTTATTTTTTCATTAATTTTTGTATCGTTACAAGCACTTCATCTATAACCTCTGTATCCCCATCATTCAGGCGTTCGACCACACAATTCCTTAGGTGACCTTCCAATAAAATCTTGGCCACACTATTCATTGCGCTTTGTGTAGCTGCTATTTGGGTAATCACATCATCACAGTACGTATCTTTTTCAATAAGACCCTTTATACCGCGAATTTGACCTTCGATTCGATTTAACCGGGTCGTTAAATTCTTTTTTACTGCTTCTGAGTGATGACTCTTTCGGCCGTGGGAAGATGTCGTACAGCATTCTTCTTCATTCATAGAATCTTGACTATTCATCATTTCATCCATTACCCATCCCTCCTCGAAAATTAATATACCATACCCTCCTACCCTATGCAAAGAAAAAGATTTATGTTCATTATTTATTACTATTTGTTTTTTAACTTTTTCTATTTTTAGCTAAGAAACGCACATTTTGTAGTTGGACTACCCTGAACCTATACCGCCAAGAACCACTTGATTAGAATACGAGTAGTGAGTATGTTTTATTAAACCCAAATAACAAAAAAACACTGAGGATACTAATGTATCCTCAGCCAGACTGTAGACAAACTTGAAGAAAAGTCAGTTTGTCTTCAGTTTTTTATTTTATAAAAGTTCCAACTTGATTTTCAGAAATCCGCTCCCTTTCTGCCAGTTCATTCGGCAGGAGTATCGAAAATTTCTTTAATCTCGTGAGGTTTCATACATATAAAAAATTTTGTTAATTTATAAAATAGAGTTATTGCAATAATTAGTTCTTTAGATATTTTTCTATTAACTCAATAAATAAGTTCATAGATTTCGTATGCAATTCCACAGATTCCGTTATAACTGAAAAATTTCTTTTTATCGGTGTCCCTTTAACATTTAATACTTGAATGGTACCAAGCATTCTTTCTTTTTTTACAGTAAGTTCAGATAAGTAACTAATGCCCAGCCCTGCTTCAACTGCTTCTTTTATAAGTTGTGTGCTGCCGAACTCCATTAACTTGGAAGGACGTATTTGTAAAGATTGAAATAATGCTTCTGTTGCCTCTCTTGTACCAGAACCTTCTTCACGGACAATCCAATTCTCTTGTTCCACCTGTCTCCGTGTAACTTCCTTATTGAAATAAATTGGATATTTCCCCCCTGCCACGATATACATTTGGTCGGTGGAAACGGATTTTATATATATATTTCGAAGAGAAATTTCCCCCTCTACAATTCCTACATCGATCTCATGACTTGTGATTGCTTTGGCAATATCCCTTGTGTTGCCAATCTGTACCGAAGGGAAGATATTAGGAAATAGGTTTTTCATTCTTGCAAGTATATGTGGTAATACATACTCTCCAAAGGTATAGCTGGCACCAATTTTTAATGGTCCTGTTGGCTCGTTATTTAATTCATTCACTAACATTGACATTCGTTTATATAAACCTGTTATTTCTTTAGCATGTAAATAGACTATTTCTCCTGCTTTAGTTAGCTGGACAGATTTGTTTGTTCGCAGAAGTAATTTTGCACCTACATGTTTTTCCAATTGTTGAATTTGCTGGCTGACTGCAGGCTGAGTCATATGAAGCTCTTCCGCTGCTCTGGAAAAGTTTCTTTTATCAGCTACAGATATAAATACAGATAATAGTTGATCCATATGTTCCCCTTCTCACTATCGTATTTACTTATTATAACTATAATAATCATTTATTTTCCTTATTGTAAAACATTAGTTACGATAAATTATAAATAATCCAAATAAGGGGTTGAAAAACATTGGAACAAAAAGCGTTAATAACTCCCAGTCCAAATAAGCAAAAAAAAGCGGAAAAAAAACTAAATGTTTCTTTGATTTCTGGAATTGGTTTTACATTGATCATAGCCGTGTTAGGTTTTATTTTGGCAGCGTTGCCTGGTCTAAATCATATTGGACCTCTTGCGTGTGCCATTTTACTAGCTGTGGTTTATAGACAGGTTTTTGGATATCCAAAAAAATTACGTACTGGTATTCAATTTTCATCAAAAAAACTATTGAGGTTTGCCATCATACTTTATGGATTAAAGCTTAACATGATTGTGATATTTCATCAGGGTTTCCCTCTATTGCTAAGAGGGACAATAACGATCATTTTTTCAATTGTTGTTCTTATGATCATTGCAAAATGGCTGAAGGCAGATTTTAATCTTTCTTTATTATTAAGTGTCGGCACAGGCATTTGTGGTGCGGCTGCCATCGCGGCCGTATCGCCAATTATAAAAGCAAAAGATGAAGATACGGCTATGGGAGTAGGCATCATCGCATTAGTCGGCACAGTGTTTTCAATAATCTATACGTTAATATATCCTTTTTTATCAATTGGTCCTATGAACTACGGAAATTGGGTTGGAATCAGCCTACATGAGATAGGACATGTTGCATTAGCTGCTGCCCCGGCAGGCCAGGACGCTCTTGCTCACGCATTACTTGCCAAGCTTACACGAGTATTCCTATTAATTCCGGTTTGCTTTATCCTCATGCTTTGGGTGAAAAAGAAAGGAAAAGTAGAAGGGGAGGCAAGATTCGAGTTTCCATGGTTTTTAATTGGCTTTATCGTTATGAGTTTTGTGGGAAGCTATATCATTGGTAATAAAGTATTGGTATCACAAAAAGTGATGTCTTATATTGCAGACTTCACATCATTTATGTTAACAATGTCAATGACCGGATTAGGATTAAATATTAGCTTGAAAGAATTACGTACCAAAGCAATACGTCCACTTATTGCCATTATTATTACATCAGTTCTTTTATCATCGCTAACGTATATTAGTCTTTAACTAAGAATAAAAAGGTGAATTTTTACCCACTGCAATTATATATGACCGTCATGAATATGTTCAAACCGAATATTTTTTTCTTTTTTCGACTCATTATAGATGCATGGATCATAGCAAAATCGTAATTTCCCTTGTTGAAATTCTGAATAATAACTGTAAGGTTTTGCTCAATTAACTCAAATTCAAATGTTATTTCACTATTTTTTGAATTAAACTTTACCATGATTTCTTGAAGTATAAAAGAAAAAGCAGGCGCAGTAATTAAATAAGTTTATTGATATTTTTATAATCATAAATTTCTTTGTTTAGTTCTTTATTAGCGTTTAGTAAAGTAATTGCTTTCGATATAACTACCTTCGAAAGTGGGAGTAACTCCTTGTTTTGAACGGATTACCTCACCATTGCTTACAAGGTCTAAACAGGTCATTTCAACGCATTCCAGTCATCATATTTTTTAGCATAAAATTAAAATATTTAGGGTATTAATAATTACGTTAATCTGATAAAAAGGAGATGATTATGAATATGATTGATAACTCATTGAATAAAGAGAATAACGAAACCTCTGTAGAGTCAGTTGAAGGTGAAGCTGCTATCAACTCTCCTAATGGGCAATCCGATGCCCCTCCAATAACTCAGTCAAAAGATCCTGAATTCGATCTTTTCGGCACAGGATTAAATGGGTATCCGTTTTAATGCAGTAAAAAAACATGACTAAATTAAAACCCATTATTAGTAAGACGAGATTCAGTCTTACTAATAATGGGTTTCTAAGTATACAGATATAAGTAAGGCTACTCAGGACGAGTCGTTTTTTTTCGAACGTTTCCAAAAAATCAGTTAAATATGTTATTTATATATCTGATGTGTTTTTTATATGATCTTAAAGAATCTTATCCATACTTGTATGATACCCTTTCAGTTGCACGACAAAAGCGCTATAAAAACTTACAAATTTGCTGGTGGTATATTTTTTACCATTATTTTACAACCTCTTTGCAGTTCAAACAAATGTAATAAATGCGGAATGAAATAGCTTAAATCTATTTGTAAAACTAATGTGAGTCTAAATCATGAACTTTGATTATTAAAGTTTAAAGGACCATCTGAGATGGTCCTTTAAGCATGTAGGCCTACCATTATCCAAAGGAATCCTGGTGCAAATAAGACCTGTTAGAAGCATAGAATCTCAATATCCTTTCATCTATGTATTATGAGGCTACTCCAAATAATTCATGTATGAATTGTAGCTGTAAACTCTTCATAACCAACACCTCGTTTTATTTTATTCACATGTTCATAGAGCCTCAATGATTACTGAGATTCCTTGTCCTCCTCCGATACAGAGGGAGGCTAGTCCATACTTCTTTCCTCGATTCCTTAACTCTAGGGCCAATGAATATATAATTCTAGCTCCACTAGCCCCAACTGGATGACCTAATGCGATTGCTCCACCATTGACGTTAACTTTTTCCCGTTTCAATCCAAGCTCTCTCTCTACTGCAAGATACTGGGCAGAGAATGCTTCATTGATTTCGAACAAATCGATATCTTCAATATTGAGTCCTACTTTCTGTAAAGCTAATTGACTAGCAGGAACTGGTCCAATGCCCATAATATTTGGGTCTACCCCTGCAATCCCCCAGGATATGATTCTTGCCAATGGCTTCACATTGTGATTGTTTTGAAGGAAGGATTCACTTCCAAGTATTAAGGCAGCTGCCCCATCA
This window encodes:
- the copZ gene encoding copper chaperone CopZ, which codes for METVSLNVSGMSCGHCVNAVEGNVGKLAGVESVKVHLDAGKVDVAFDKEKVSLEKIKETIDDQGYDVE
- a CDS encoding metal-sensitive transcriptional regulator translates to MMNSQDSMNEEECCTTSSHGRKSHHSEAVKKNLTTRLNRIEGQIRGIKGLIEKDTYCDDVITQIAATQSAMNSVAKILLEGHLRNCVVERLNDGDTEVIDEVLVTIQKLMKK
- a CDS encoding LysR family transcriptional regulator; translated protein: MDQLLSVFISVADKRNFSRAAEELHMTQPAVSQQIQQLEKHVGAKLLLRTNKSVQLTKAGEIVYLHAKEITGLYKRMSMLVNELNNEPTGPLKIGASYTFGEYVLPHILARMKNLFPNIFPSVQIGNTRDIAKAITSHEIDVGIVEGEISLRNIYIKSVSTDQMYIVAGGKYPIYFNKEVTRRQVEQENWIVREEGSGTREATEALFQSLQIRPSKLMEFGSTQLIKEAVEAGLGISYLSELTVKKERMLGTIQVLNVKGTPIKRNFSVITESVELHTKSMNLFIELIEKYLKN
- a CDS encoding YeiH family protein, coding for MEQKALITPSPNKQKKAEKKLNVSLISGIGFTLIIAVLGFILAALPGLNHIGPLACAILLAVVYRQVFGYPKKLRTGIQFSSKKLLRFAIILYGLKLNMIVIFHQGFPLLLRGTITIIFSIVVLMIIAKWLKADFNLSLLLSVGTGICGAAAIAAVSPIIKAKDEDTAMGVGIIALVGTVFSIIYTLIYPFLSIGPMNYGNWVGISLHEIGHVALAAAPAGQDALAHALLAKLTRVFLLIPVCFILMLWVKKKGKVEGEARFEFPWFLIGFIVMSFVGSYIIGNKVLVSQKVMSYIADFTSFMLTMSMTGLGLNISLKELRTKAIRPLIAIIITSVLLSSLTYISL